The Onychomys torridus chromosome 4, mOncTor1.1, whole genome shotgun sequence genome includes a window with the following:
- the Sqor gene encoding sulfide:quinone oxidoreductase, mitochondrial, with protein MAPLVAAVSSPRARLFAYFLRLGTQQAVPLQLHTGACCTAKNHYEVLVLGGGSGGITMATRMKRKVGAENVAIVEPSERHFYQPIWTLVGAGAKQLSLSGRPTESVIPSGVEWIQDRVAELNPDKNCIRTDNGKEISYRYLIIALGIQLDYEKIKGLPEGFAYPKIGSNYSVKTVEKTWKALQDFKEGNAIFTFPNTPVKCAGAPQKIMYLSEAYFRKMGKRPKANVIFNTALGAIFGVKKYAAALQEIIQERNLTVNYRHNLIEVRADKQEAVFENLDKPGETQVIPYEMLHVTPPMSSPDVLKTSAVADSAGWVDVDKETLQHKKYPNVFGIGDCTNLPTSKTAAAVAAQSGILDRTISLIMKNQKPTKKYDGYTSCPLVTGYNRVILAEFDYRAEPLETFPFDQSKERLSMYLMKADMMPFLYWNIMLRGYWGGPAFFRKLFHLGMS; from the exons ATGGCCCCCCTGGTTGCTGCTGTATCCAGTCCACGTGCCCGGCTCTTTGCCTATTTCCTTAGGCTGGGCACTCAGCAGGCTGTACCCCTCCAGCTGCATACAGGCGCCTGCTGCACAGCCAAGAACCACTATGAGGTGCTGGTGCTGGGTGGGGGCAGTGGGGGAATCACCATGGCCACTCGAATGAAGAGGAAAGTGGGAGCAGAGAACGTGGCCATTGTTGAACCCAGTGAG AGACACTTCTATCAGCCAATATGGACATTAGTGGGTGCTGGTGCCAAGCAGTTGTCCTTGTCCGGCCGTCCCACAGAGAGTGTGATTCCATCTGGTGTGGAGTGGATTCAAGACAGAGTGGCAGAGCTGAACCCAGACAAGAACTGTATCCGCACAGACAACGGCAAGGAG ATCTCCTACAGATACCTTATCATCGCTCTTGGAATTCAGCTGGACTATGAGAAG ATTAAAGGACTACCTGAAGGTTTTGCTTATCCCAAAATAGGGTCCAATTATTCAGTCAAGACAGTGGAGAAGACATGGAAGGCTCTGCAGGACTTCAAGGAGGGCAATGCGATTTTCACCTTCCCAAACACTCCCGTGAAGTGTGCTGGCGCCCCCCAGAAGATCATGTACCTATCAGAAGCCTACTTCAGGAAG ATGGGAAAGCGACCGAAGGCTAATGTCATCTTCAACACCGCTCTTGGAGCAATTTTTGGGGTTAAGAAGTATGCAGCTGCCTTGCAGGAGATCATCCAGGAGAGAAACCTCACTGTCAACTATAGGCACAACCTTATCGAAGTCCGGGCTGACAAACAGGAGGCAGTTTTTGAGAACCTGGACAAGCCCGGGGAGACGCAAGTGATTCCG TATGAAATGCTTCATGTCACACCACCTATGAGTTCACCAGATGTCCTCAAGACAAGTGCGGTGGCGGATTCTGCTGGCTGGGTGGACGTGGATAAAGAGACTCTGCAGCACAAGAAATACCCAAATGTGTTTGGCATTGGGGACTGCACCAACCTTCCAACTTCAAAGACTGCTGCTGCAGTAG CTGCCCAGTCAGGAATCCTTGATAGAACAATTTCCCTGATTATGAAGAATCAAAAACCCACGAAAAAG TATGATGGCTACACCTCGTGTCCACTGGTGACTGGCTACAACCGTGTGATTCTTGCCGAGTTTGACTACAGAGCCGAGCCTCTGGAAACCTTCCCCTTTGATCAAAGTAAAGAACGACTTTCTATGTACCTCATGAAAGCTGACATGATGCCTTTCCTGTATTGGAATATAATGCTAAG AGGCTACTGGGGAGGTCCAGCCTTTTTTCGAAAGCTGTTTCATCTGGGCATGAGTTAA